One window of Candidatus Mycobacterium wuenschmannii genomic DNA carries:
- a CDS encoding NAD(P)H-quinone oxidoreductase produces MYGIVAESADRLVWQQVPDVSVGAGEVLIKVTAAGVNRADLLQAAGLYPPPPGASELLGMEVSGVIEAVGDEVADWSPGQEVCALLAGGGYAEYVAVPVGQLLPHPAGLDLVDSAGVPEVACTVWSNLVMTAHLSEGQTLLMHGGASGVGSHAIQIGTALGARVAVTAGSPEKLESCRELGAEILINYREDDFVERIRSATDGRGADVIFDIMGAAYLDRNIDALATGGRLVIIGMQGGVKGELNIGKLMGKRAHVIGTTLRARPTNGPGSKSEVVAAVTESVWPMIADGRVRPVIGKRVPIQEAGEAHRLLQSGEVTGKVVLTV; encoded by the coding sequence ATGTATGGCATCGTCGCCGAATCCGCCGACCGACTTGTCTGGCAGCAGGTCCCCGACGTCAGCGTGGGCGCGGGTGAGGTGCTGATCAAGGTCACCGCTGCCGGAGTCAACCGGGCCGACCTGTTGCAGGCCGCCGGGCTCTATCCGCCGCCACCGGGCGCCAGCGAACTGCTGGGCATGGAGGTCTCCGGCGTCATCGAAGCGGTCGGCGACGAGGTCGCGGATTGGTCGCCAGGCCAGGAGGTCTGCGCGCTGCTGGCAGGCGGCGGCTATGCCGAATACGTCGCGGTGCCGGTCGGCCAGTTGCTGCCGCACCCCGCCGGACTCGACCTCGTGGACTCCGCCGGTGTGCCCGAGGTCGCCTGCACGGTCTGGTCGAACCTGGTCATGACGGCGCATCTGAGCGAGGGCCAGACTCTGCTGATGCACGGCGGCGCCAGCGGTGTCGGCAGCCACGCGATCCAGATCGGCACGGCGTTGGGCGCCCGGGTCGCCGTCACCGCGGGATCGCCGGAGAAGCTGGAGTCCTGCCGCGAACTCGGCGCCGAGATCCTGATCAACTACCGCGAAGACGACTTCGTCGAGCGGATCCGCTCGGCGACCGACGGCAGGGGTGCCGACGTCATCTTCGACATCATGGGCGCCGCGTATCTCGACCGGAACATCGACGCGCTGGCCACCGGCGGCCGCCTGGTCATCATCGGCATGCAGGGCGGGGTCAAAGGCGAACTCAACATCGGCAAGCTGATGGGCAAACGCGCCCACGTCATCGGCACCACGCTGCGGGCACGTCCGACTAACGGACCGGGCAGCAAGAGCGAGGTCGTCGCCGCCGTAACCGAGTCGGTGTGGCCGATGATCGCCGACGGGCGGGTGCGGCCGGTGATCGGCAAGCGGGTGCCGATTCAGGAGGCCGGCGAGGCGCACCGGTTGCTGCAGTCGGGCGAGGTGACGGGGAAGGTCGTACTGACCGTCTAG
- a CDS encoding cysteine desulfurase-like protein, translating into MAYDVARVRGLHPSLGDGWVHLDAPTGMLIPDSVATTVSTAFRGSFPSTVGPHPSAKRSAAVLDAARQAAADLVNADPRGVVLGADRAVLLASLADASSTRAGLGYEMVVTRLDDEANIAPWLRAANRFGAKVKWAEVDIETGDLPSWQWEGLIGQATRLVAVSSASGTLGTLTDLRPVTKLVHDVGGFVVVDHSAAAPYRLIDIDDIDADVVAINAVNWGGPPVGALVFRDPAMINTFTSVSTNPYATGPGRLEVGVHQFGLLGGFVASIEYLASLDESARGTRRERLSTSLQSATTYMDGIFEYLMGSLRSLPRVVVIARPDSRIPVVSFAVHDVPAERVVQRLADNGILAISNANSRVLDVIGVNDVGGAVTVGLAHYSTMAEVDQLVRALASLG; encoded by the coding sequence ATGGCATACGACGTCGCCCGAGTGCGCGGGTTGCACCCGTCGCTCGGGGACGGATGGGTGCACCTCGACGCGCCGACCGGCATGCTGATCCCCGACTCGGTTGCCACCACGGTCTCGACGGCCTTCCGCGGCTCGTTCCCCAGCACCGTCGGCCCGCATCCCTCGGCCAAGCGCAGCGCAGCCGTGCTCGACGCGGCGCGCCAGGCGGCGGCCGACCTGGTCAACGCCGATCCCCGCGGCGTGGTGCTCGGCGCCGACCGCGCGGTGTTGCTGGCGTCGCTGGCCGACGCCTCCTCGACGCGCGCCGGCCTGGGCTACGAGATGGTCGTCACCCGGCTCGACGACGAGGCCAACATCGCGCCCTGGTTGCGCGCGGCGAACCGGTTCGGCGCCAAGGTCAAGTGGGCCGAGGTGGACATCGAGACCGGCGACCTGCCGTCGTGGCAGTGGGAAGGCCTGATCGGTCAGGCGACCCGGCTGGTCGCCGTGAGCTCGGCGTCAGGGACCCTCGGCACGCTCACCGATCTGCGGCCGGTGACGAAGTTGGTGCACGACGTAGGCGGGTTCGTCGTCGTCGACCACTCCGCCGCGGCGCCCTACCGGCTGATCGACATCGACGACATCGACGCCGACGTGGTGGCGATCAACGCCGTCAACTGGGGCGGCCCGCCGGTCGGCGCGTTGGTGTTCCGCGACCCGGCGATGATCAACACCTTCACCTCGGTGTCCACCAACCCCTACGCCACCGGGCCCGGCCGGCTCGAGGTCGGCGTACACCAGTTCGGCCTGCTCGGCGGCTTCGTCGCCAGCATCGAATACCTGGCCTCGCTCGACGAGTCGGCCCGCGGCACCCGGCGCGAAAGGCTGTCCACCTCACTGCAATCCGCGACGACCTACATGGACGGCATCTTCGAGTACCTGATGGGCTCGTTGCGCTCGCTGCCGCGGGTAGTGGTGATCGCGCGGCCCGATTCGCGCATCCCGGTGGTCAGCTTCGCAGTGCACGATGTGCCGGCCGAGCGGGTTGTGCAGCGGCTGGCCGACAATGGGATCCTGGCTATCTCGAACGCCAACTCGCGGGTGCTCGACGTGATCGGCGTCAACGACGTCGGCGGCGCGGTCACCGTCGGCCTCGCGCACTACTCGACGATGGCCGAGGTCGACCAACTCGTCCGCGCTCTCGCCTCGCTGGGCTGA
- a CDS encoding DUF6541 family protein has product MGLCFGTLIALFLLIVPGAIVGRITQLTWPIAIAVGPVLTYGVVALAIIPFGAIGIPWNGWTALAALAAACVVMICLQPLLAGYRDAEAQARGIDRRQALTVAAGVVLGGLLIMWAAYRGLTHWQSIPSTWDAVWHANTVRFMLDTGQASSTHMGELRNVETHQPLYYPSVFHALAAVYCQLTGAAPTTGYTVNAVAAAIWLFPSSAAMLTWHLARPRTPYAAGLAATAAALSASFTSVPYVEFGTAAMPNLAAYGVAIPTFVLVASTLVHRDRIPAAVLALVGVFSVHLTGGFVVILFAAAWWLMDVLWHPVRGRLADALTLAASGVPALVILAPQFIGVAKQADIIAGHAFPSFKTVKQGVIDALLLHTRHLNDFPIQYVIVVLSGVGMAILLYKRIWWPPVVWLMLTVATIYSGAPFHNPLGAAIEHFSQFFYNDPRRLSAVVTMLVTPAAAVAVFALVVGGVALARKVVTRTSVKIPDAVWVSTAVTLLALTTVVTARHYLYRHLVLFGDKYDSVIVNQHDLDAMAHLASLPGAKDTLIGDSNVDGTAWMYAVADLHPLWTHYDFPQQTGPGYYRYIFWAYADADALPGVPEDKRALVPDAIRALNIRYVLTSAPTVRGFKVPDGLLFIDHSKWWRKIYDGGDAWIYEWQGPPPTTPKGDKH; this is encoded by the coding sequence GTGGGGCTCTGCTTCGGAACGCTGATCGCATTGTTTTTGCTGATCGTGCCGGGGGCCATCGTCGGACGAATCACCCAGCTAACGTGGCCGATCGCGATCGCCGTCGGCCCGGTCCTGACCTACGGGGTGGTCGCGCTGGCGATAATCCCGTTCGGCGCCATCGGGATTCCGTGGAACGGTTGGACGGCGCTGGCCGCGTTGGCGGCGGCCTGCGTCGTGATGATCTGCCTGCAGCCGTTGCTCGCCGGCTACCGCGACGCCGAGGCACAGGCGCGCGGGATCGACCGCCGGCAGGCGCTGACGGTCGCGGCGGGGGTGGTGCTGGGCGGGTTGCTGATCATGTGGGCGGCCTACCGCGGCCTCACGCACTGGCAGTCGATCCCCAGCACGTGGGATGCGGTCTGGCACGCCAACACCGTCCGCTTCATGCTCGACACCGGCCAGGCGTCCTCGACGCACATGGGCGAACTGCGCAACGTCGAAACTCATCAGCCGCTGTACTACCCGTCGGTGTTCCACGCGCTGGCCGCGGTCTATTGCCAGCTGACCGGCGCCGCGCCGACGACCGGCTACACGGTCAACGCGGTGGCGGCCGCGATCTGGCTGTTTCCGTCCAGCGCCGCGATGCTGACGTGGCATCTGGCCCGCCCACGCACGCCGTACGCCGCAGGCCTGGCCGCGACGGCGGCGGCACTGTCGGCGTCGTTCACGTCCGTGCCGTACGTCGAGTTCGGCACCGCGGCCATGCCGAACCTGGCGGCCTACGGCGTCGCGATCCCGACATTTGTGTTGGTCGCGTCGACGCTGGTGCATCGCGACCGCATCCCGGCGGCGGTGCTGGCCCTGGTCGGCGTCTTCTCGGTGCACCTGACGGGCGGCTTCGTCGTTATTCTGTTCGCCGCCGCGTGGTGGCTGATGGACGTCCTGTGGCATCCGGTGCGCGGGCGGCTTGCTGACGCTTTAACGCTCGCGGCATCGGGGGTGCCGGCGCTGGTAATCCTGGCGCCGCAGTTCATCGGGGTGGCCAAGCAGGCCGACATCATCGCCGGACACGCCTTCCCCAGCTTCAAGACCGTCAAGCAGGGCGTGATCGACGCGTTGCTGCTGCACACCCGCCACCTCAACGACTTCCCAATCCAGTACGTCATCGTGGTGCTCAGCGGCGTCGGCATGGCGATCCTGCTGTACAAGAGGATCTGGTGGCCGCCGGTGGTCTGGCTCATGCTGACCGTCGCGACCATCTACTCGGGGGCGCCGTTCCACAATCCGCTCGGCGCCGCGATCGAGCACTTCAGCCAGTTCTTCTACAACGACCCCCGCCGACTGTCGGCGGTGGTGACGATGTTGGTGACGCCGGCGGCCGCGGTCGCGGTGTTCGCGCTGGTGGTGGGCGGGGTGGCGCTGGCCCGCAAGGTCGTGACCCGGACATCCGTCAAAATCCCTGACGCCGTGTGGGTTTCGACGGCCGTCACGCTGCTGGCGCTGACGACCGTGGTGACCGCCCGCCATTATCTGTACCGGCATCTGGTGTTGTTCGGCGACAAGTACGACTCGGTGATCGTCAACCAGCACGATCTCGACGCGATGGCTCACCTGGCTTCGTTGCCCGGCGCGAAGGACACCCTGATCGGCGACTCGAACGTCGACGGCACCGCGTGGATGTACGCCGTCGCCGACCTGCACCCGCTGTGGACGCACTACGACTTCCCGCAGCAGACTGGCCCGGGCTACTACCGCTACATCTTCTGGGCCTACGCCGATGCCGATGCGCTGCCCGGGGTACCCGAGGACAAGCGCGCGCTGGTGCCCGACGCAATCCGGGCGCTCAACATCCGCTACGTCCTGACCAGCGCGCCGACAGTTCGAGGGTTCAAGGTGCCCGACGGACTACTGTTTATTGACCATTCGAAGTGGTGGAGGAAGATCTACGACGGCGGTGACGCCTGGATTTACGAATGGCAGGGACCTCCTCCGACAACTCCTAAGGGTGACAAGCATTGA
- a CDS encoding bacterial proteasome activator family protein, whose translation MSNDDDIEVIGGVDPRLLAMAPDSDSDDDRSITDLVEQPAKVMRIGTMIKQLLEEVRAAPLDDASRTRLREIHATSIRELEDGLAPELRDELNRLSLPFTEGSVPSDAELRIAQAQLVGWLEGLFHGIQTALFAQQMAARAQLEQMREQRGLPAGPGGSGGPGSGQYL comes from the coding sequence TTGAGTAACGACGACGACATCGAGGTCATCGGCGGCGTCGACCCCCGCCTGCTGGCGATGGCCCCGGACTCCGATTCGGACGACGACCGCTCGATCACCGACCTGGTCGAGCAGCCCGCCAAGGTGATGCGGATCGGCACCATGATCAAGCAACTTCTCGAAGAGGTGCGCGCGGCTCCGCTCGACGACGCCAGCCGCACCCGGCTGCGCGAAATCCACGCCACCAGCATCCGCGAGCTCGAAGACGGTCTGGCGCCGGAATTGCGCGACGAGCTCAATCGGCTGTCGCTGCCGTTCACCGAAGGCAGCGTTCCGTCGGACGCCGAGCTGCGGATCGCGCAGGCCCAGCTGGTCGGTTGGCTGGAGGGCTTGTTCCACGGCATCCAGACCGCATTGTTCGCCCAGCAGATGGCGGCCCGCGCGCAACTCGAGCAGATGCGCGAGCAGCGGGGTCTGCCGGCCGGCCCCGGGGGCTCGGGCGGTCCAGGCTCTGGGCAATACCTTTGA
- the wzt gene encoding galactan export ABC transporter ATP-binding subunit Wzt/RfbE, with protein sequence MTSPYIETHDAWVEFPIFDAKSRSLKKTFLGGSIGRNASNVVVIEALRDITMSLKLGDRVGLVGHNGAGKSTLLRLLSGIYEPTRGSAIVRGRVAPVFDLGVGMDPEISGYENILIRGLFLGQTRKQMLAKVDEIADFTELGDYLSMPLRTYSTGMRVRLAMGVVTSIDPEILLLDEGIGAVDADFLKKAQTRLQSLVERSGILVFASHSNEFLARLCKTAMWIDHGVIRQTGSIEDVVRAYEGEDAARHVREVLAETERDSV encoded by the coding sequence GTGACGAGCCCGTACATCGAGACCCACGACGCGTGGGTGGAGTTTCCGATCTTCGACGCCAAGTCGCGATCGCTGAAGAAGACATTCCTGGGCGGTTCGATCGGGCGCAACGCGTCCAACGTCGTCGTGATCGAGGCGCTGCGCGACATCACCATGTCGCTGAAACTCGGCGATCGGGTCGGGCTGGTCGGCCACAACGGCGCCGGGAAATCGACTCTGCTGCGGCTACTTTCGGGCATTTACGAGCCGACCCGCGGATCGGCGATCGTCCGCGGCCGGGTGGCGCCGGTGTTCGACCTCGGCGTCGGTATGGACCCGGAGATCTCCGGCTACGAGAACATTCTGATCCGCGGGCTGTTCCTGGGGCAGACCCGTAAGCAGATGCTGGCCAAGGTCGACGAGATCGCCGACTTCACCGAACTCGGCGACTACCTGTCGATGCCGCTGCGTACCTACTCCACCGGTATGCGGGTGCGGTTGGCGATGGGCGTGGTCACCAGCATCGACCCCGAGATCCTGCTGCTCGACGAGGGCATCGGCGCCGTCGACGCCGACTTCCTGAAGAAGGCGCAGACGCGGCTGCAGAGCCTGGTCGAGCGCTCCGGAATCCTGGTGTTCGCAAGCCATTCCAACGAATTCCTGGCTCGGCTGTGCAAGACCGCGATGTGGATCGACCACGGGGTCATCCGGCAGACCGGCAGCATCGAAGACGTCGTGCGGGCGTACGAGGGCGAGGACGCCGCCCGGCACGTGCGCGAGGTGCTGGCGGAGACCGAACGCGACAGCGTATGA
- the glfT1 gene encoding galactofuranosyltransferase GlfT1: MSGTVAAVVVTHRRVDLLAKSLDVLSSQSRPVDQLIVVDNDFHGEAGDQVRDLVAGQPISTIYLPSRRNLGGAGGFALGILHALSLGADWVWLADDDGHPRDSEVLATLLACADKHRLDEVSPMVCNADEPTKLAFPLRRGLVWRRLVSELRTEAGQDLLPGIASLFNGALFRASAFEAIGVPDLRLFVRGDEVEMHRRLVRSGLAFGTCLDTAYLHPCGSAEFKPILGGRMHTQYPDDETKRYFTYRNRGYLMAQPGLRKLLVQEWLRFGWFFLISRRDPKGLLEWLRLRRLGRREQFERPTL; encoded by the coding sequence ATGAGCGGGACTGTGGCGGCCGTCGTCGTCACTCATCGGCGGGTAGATCTGCTCGCCAAGTCGCTGGACGTGCTGAGCAGCCAGAGCCGGCCGGTGGACCAGTTGATCGTCGTGGACAATGATTTTCACGGCGAAGCGGGCGACCAGGTCCGCGATCTGGTTGCTGGCCAACCGATTTCGACGATATACCTCCCGTCACGCCGAAACCTCGGCGGCGCAGGCGGTTTCGCGCTCGGAATCCTGCACGCCCTGTCGCTCGGCGCCGACTGGGTCTGGCTTGCCGACGACGACGGGCACCCACGCGACAGCGAGGTTTTGGCGACGCTGCTGGCCTGCGCCGACAAGCACCGCCTCGACGAGGTGTCACCGATGGTGTGCAACGCCGACGAGCCGACGAAGCTGGCCTTCCCGTTGCGGCGCGGCCTGGTCTGGCGTCGACTGGTCAGCGAACTGCGCACCGAGGCCGGCCAGGACCTATTGCCGGGCATCGCATCGCTGTTCAATGGCGCGCTGTTCCGAGCGTCGGCTTTCGAGGCGATCGGCGTTCCTGACCTGCGGCTGTTCGTCCGCGGCGACGAGGTGGAGATGCACCGCCGGCTGGTCCGCTCCGGACTGGCGTTCGGGACCTGCCTGGACACGGCCTACCTGCATCCCTGCGGGTCCGCGGAGTTCAAGCCGATCCTCGGCGGGCGGATGCACACGCAGTACCCCGACGACGAGACAAAGCGTTACTTCACCTACCGGAACCGCGGCTACCTGATGGCGCAGCCGGGTCTGCGGAAACTCCTTGTGCAGGAATGGCTTCGGTTCGGCTGGTTCTTCCTTATTTCTCGTCGCGACCCCAAAGGTCTGCTGGAATGGCTGCGGCTGCGCCGGCTGGGCCGCCGGGAACAGTTCGAAAGGCCAACCCTATGA
- the wzm gene encoding galactan export ABC transporter permease subunit Wzm/RfbD → MTIVDVAAQSKTMTRAWGDLVDGYRRRELWLHLGWQDIKQRYRRSVLGPFWITIATGTTAVAMGGLYSKLFHLQLSVHLPYVTLGLIIWNLINASILEGADVFVANEGLIKQLPTPLSVHVYRLVWRQMILFGHNIVIYVIIAMIYPKPWSWADLAVIPALGLIVLNCVWVSLCFGILSTRFRDIGPLLFSVVQLLFFMTPIIWNDDTLRQQGAGQWSKIVELNPLLHYLDLVRAPLLGAHQELRHWYVVIGLTVLGWLVAAFAMRQYRARVAYWV, encoded by the coding sequence ATGACCATCGTTGATGTTGCGGCGCAGTCGAAGACGATGACCCGCGCCTGGGGCGACCTGGTCGACGGCTATCGCCGCCGCGAGCTGTGGCTGCACCTCGGCTGGCAGGACATCAAGCAGCGCTACCGCCGCTCGGTGCTGGGTCCGTTCTGGATCACCATCGCCACCGGCACCACCGCCGTCGCGATGGGCGGGTTGTACTCGAAGCTGTTCCATCTTCAGCTCTCGGTACACCTGCCGTATGTCACGCTCGGGCTGATCATCTGGAACCTGATCAACGCCTCGATCCTCGAGGGCGCAGACGTGTTCGTCGCGAACGAGGGACTGATCAAGCAGCTGCCGACCCCGCTGAGCGTGCACGTCTACCGGCTGGTGTGGCGGCAGATGATCCTGTTCGGGCACAACATCGTCATCTACGTGATCATCGCGATGATCTACCCCAAGCCATGGTCGTGGGCCGACCTGGCGGTGATCCCGGCGCTGGGGCTGATCGTGCTGAACTGCGTCTGGGTGTCGCTGTGCTTCGGCATCCTGTCGACGCGGTTTCGCGATATCGGGCCGCTGCTGTTCTCCGTCGTGCAGCTGCTGTTCTTCATGACGCCGATCATCTGGAACGACGACACGTTGCGCCAGCAGGGCGCCGGGCAGTGGTCGAAGATCGTGGAGCTCAATCCGCTGCTGCACTACCTGGATCTAGTCCGGGCGCCGCTGCTCGGGGCGCACCAAGAGCTGCGGCACTGGTACGTCGTGATCGGGCTGACCGTGCTGGGCTGGCTGGTGGCGGCGTTCGCGATGCGGCAGTACCGCGCGCGGGTTGCCTACTGGGTCTAG
- a CDS encoding GtrA family protein encodes MTEIAASTPLPLKTQAWRFIVTGGLSAIVDFGLYSLLLHLGLQVNIAKSLSFIAGTTTAYLINRRWTFQAPPSRARFIAVCVLYALTFCVQVGINYVFYLQFANVSWRVPAAFVIAQGTATVINFVVQRSVIFRLR; translated from the coding sequence ATGACCGAGATCGCGGCGAGCACCCCGTTGCCGCTGAAAACCCAGGCGTGGCGCTTCATCGTCACCGGCGGACTGTCCGCGATCGTCGACTTCGGGCTGTACAGCCTGCTGCTACATCTGGGCCTGCAGGTCAACATCGCCAAGTCGCTGAGCTTCATCGCGGGCACCACGACGGCCTACCTGATCAACCGCCGCTGGACGTTCCAGGCGCCGCCGAGCCGGGCCCGCTTCATCGCGGTCTGCGTGCTCTACGCGCTGACCTTCTGCGTGCAGGTCGGCATCAACTACGTCTTCTATCTGCAGTTCGCCAACGTGTCGTGGCGGGTGCCGGCCGCGTTCGTGATCGCGCAGGGCACCGCGACGGTGATCAACTTCGTCGTCCAGCGGTCGGTCATTTTCCGGCTGCGGTAG
- a CDS encoding DUF2235 domain-containing protein, which yields MPKRLVVCCDGTWDSPDERDRHSPTPTNVTKVALSVAREDRNGREQRTFYRLGVGTRRPERISGGGFGFGVSRAIRDTYRFLVENYEPGDQLYFFGFSRGAFTARSTVGFIRNCGILRRENAGLIDRAFALYRSRSSTNHPKSVESTLFRSAYSYEPRIRFIGVWDTVGAMGIPITGSALIAVLNRRTRFHDTSLSSTVDAAFHALAIDEKRNSFCPTLWTTTSANQRVEQVWFTGVHRDVGGGYSQHGLSDIPLLWMMDRAQECGLAFVEASPRASLARVAAGLPDEDKDLREAMLAKPDALADPHNSWKGWYRIPRPHRRELGKSDRAHEWAASTAVERRKAGLEPASPQLAAYLDGGGQVMDVSAAIES from the coding sequence ATGCCGAAACGTCTGGTGGTGTGCTGCGACGGGACGTGGGACAGTCCGGACGAGCGAGACCGGCACAGCCCCACGCCGACGAACGTCACCAAGGTTGCGCTGAGCGTTGCCCGCGAGGACCGCAACGGGCGAGAGCAACGTACGTTCTACCGCCTGGGAGTCGGCACCCGTCGCCCCGAGCGAATCAGCGGTGGCGGGTTCGGTTTCGGCGTTTCGCGCGCAATCCGCGACACCTACCGCTTCCTCGTCGAGAATTACGAACCCGGCGACCAGCTCTACTTCTTCGGGTTCAGCCGCGGCGCGTTCACCGCGCGCAGCACGGTGGGCTTCATCCGCAACTGCGGCATTCTGCGCCGCGAGAACGCGGGGCTGATCGATCGTGCTTTCGCGCTGTACCGGAGCAGAAGCAGCACCAACCACCCGAAGAGTGTGGAGTCGACCCTCTTTCGGAGTGCGTACTCCTACGAGCCGCGCATTCGCTTCATCGGTGTCTGGGACACCGTCGGAGCGATGGGCATCCCCATCACCGGTTCGGCGCTGATCGCGGTTCTCAACAGGCGAACTCGATTTCACGACACCAGCTTGAGTTCGACGGTGGACGCCGCGTTCCACGCACTGGCGATCGACGAGAAACGAAACTCGTTCTGCCCGACGTTGTGGACGACGACGTCGGCGAACCAGCGCGTCGAGCAGGTCTGGTTCACCGGGGTCCACCGGGACGTGGGCGGCGGCTATTCGCAGCACGGATTGAGCGACATTCCGTTGCTCTGGATGATGGACCGAGCTCAGGAATGCGGCCTGGCGTTCGTCGAGGCCTCCCCGCGCGCATCGCTGGCACGCGTCGCAGCAGGACTCCCGGACGAGGACAAGGACCTGCGAGAGGCGATGCTCGCCAAGCCCGATGCGCTCGCCGACCCGCACAATTCGTGGAAAGGGTGGTACCGGATCCCGCGCCCCCATCGGCGAGAGCTCGGCAAGTCAGACCGGGCTCACGAATGGGCCGCCTCGACGGCGGTCGAGCGCCGCAAGGCAGGGCTCGAGCCTGCATCACCTCAGCTCGCGGCCTATCTCGACGGCGGAGGTCAAGTCATGGACGTCAGCGCCGCTATCGAGAGCTGA
- a CDS encoding FAD-binding oxidoreductase codes for MLSSDIPTTKTPLMGFGRTAPSVAEVLSTPDTELIAKAVGQVADAGGRGVIARGLGRSYGDNAQNGGGLVIDMTPLNKIHSIDSDTRLAEVDAGVSLDQLMKAALPFGLWVPVLPGTRQVTVGGAIACDIHGKNHHSAGSFGNHVVSMDLLTADGQIRHLEPDGEESELFWATVGGNGLTGIVLRAVIAMTPTETAYFVADGIATHDLDETVAVHLDGTEDNYTYSSAWFDLISPPPKLGRASISRGSLAKLDQLPPKLAKNPLKFDAPQLLSVPNIFPISAMNKLSFMAIGEVYYRLGGTYSGKIQNLSQFYHMLDLVSGWNNAYGPTGFAQHQFLVPPDALEEFKAIIRWIQTRGHYSALNVFKLFGPGNKAPLSFPMAGWNVAMDFPNRPGVNEFLNELDTRVMEFGGRVYTAKDSRVSADNFHAMYPRIDEWIAVRRKVDPTGVFVSDMARRLELL; via the coding sequence ATGTTGAGCAGCGACATTCCCACCACGAAAACCCCGCTGATGGGGTTTGGCCGCACCGCGCCGTCGGTAGCGGAAGTGCTGTCGACCCCTGACACCGAGCTGATCGCCAAGGCGGTCGGCCAGGTCGCCGACGCCGGCGGGCGCGGCGTGATCGCGCGCGGACTGGGCCGTTCTTACGGGGACAACGCCCAGAACGGCGGCGGTCTGGTCATCGACATGACGCCGCTCAACAAGATCCATTCGATCGACTCCGACACTCGGTTGGCCGAGGTGGACGCCGGCGTCAGCCTCGACCAGCTGATGAAGGCCGCGCTGCCGTTCGGGCTGTGGGTGCCGGTGCTGCCGGGCACTCGGCAGGTCACGGTCGGCGGCGCGATCGCCTGCGACATCCACGGCAAGAACCACCACAGCGCGGGCAGCTTCGGCAACCACGTCGTGTCGATGGACCTGTTGACCGCCGACGGGCAGATCCGCCACCTCGAGCCGGATGGTGAGGAGTCCGAGTTGTTCTGGGCCACCGTCGGCGGCAACGGGCTCACCGGCATCGTGCTGCGGGCGGTCATCGCGATGACGCCGACCGAGACCGCCTACTTCGTCGCCGACGGCATCGCCACCCACGACCTCGACGAGACGGTCGCGGTGCACCTGGACGGCACCGAGGACAACTACACCTATTCCAGCGCCTGGTTCGATCTGATCAGCCCGCCGCCCAAGCTCGGCCGCGCCTCGATCAGCCGCGGCAGCCTGGCCAAGCTGGACCAGCTGCCGCCCAAGCTGGCCAAGAATCCGCTGAAATTTGATGCGCCGCAATTGCTTTCGGTGCCGAATATATTTCCGATCAGCGCGATGAACAAGCTGTCCTTCATGGCGATCGGCGAGGTGTACTACCGGCTCGGCGGCACCTACAGCGGCAAGATCCAGAATTTGTCGCAGTTCTACCACATGCTCGACCTGGTCAGCGGATGGAACAACGCCTACGGCCCAACGGGTTTCGCGCAGCACCAGTTCCTGGTGCCACCGGATGCGTTGGAGGAGTTCAAGGCGATCATCCGCTGGATCCAGACCCGCGGCCACTACTCCGCGCTCAACGTCTTCAAGCTCTTCGGGCCGGGCAACAAGGCGCCACTGAGCTTCCCGATGGCCGGCTGGAACGTCGCGATGGACTTCCCGAACCGTCCCGGCGTCAACGAATTCCTCAACGAACTCGACACCCGCGTCATGGAATTCGGCGGTCGGGTCTACACGGCCAAAGACTCGCGGGTCAGCGCCGACAACTTCCACGCCATGTATCCCCGCATCGACGAGTGGATTGCGGTGCGCCGCAAGGTCGATCCCACCGGGGTTTTCGTCTCGGACATGGCCCGACGTTTGGAGCTGCTGTAA